In the Quercus lobata isolate SW786 chromosome 5, ValleyOak3.0 Primary Assembly, whole genome shotgun sequence genome, one interval contains:
- the LOC115991335 gene encoding uncharacterized protein LOC115991335 yields the protein MSMIANNYLNDGHQHTEVIELMILEFIGKLLDWWNNCLTEESKKDIKHVVQKDEEENPIFDERIGRGVPDGVNILIYTIMKHFVGKPSNITSRIYNQLSNLRCKNLGEYRWYEDVFITRVMHRSDCNSPFWKEKFINGLPTLFGEKVKETLASPLGVIDYDNLTYGDISSTIRSEGMKMCRDLKIQSQASKSKAKYDVGNFCTQYGLPSIIPKRKSKQRGKEPSEKSHKKRTASKYYRKQKFKTDDFYKKGKSKSTGKYIPKTLGKCFKCGKRGHFQKECKAKAKSFINTFVSDQASKEEIFKLLELDRSDSESPNSSSEEEKHQLYRSSSESSRVSSSSSSGPDETLACKDSCCRNKTINVLSKQEELLLDLIEQFEDPIIKAQWLSEFHKTLVKEASASRPRIQEPKVYLEKIYNRFTKSKKEVTVQDL from the coding sequence ATGTCCATGATAGCCAATAACTACCTAAATGATGGACATCAGCACACAGAGGTCATAGAGCTCATGATTTTAGAATTCATAGGAAAACTGTTAGATTGGTGGAATAACTGTCTAACAGAAGAGTCTAAAAAAGACATTAAGCATGTTGTCCAAAAAGATGAGGAAGAGAACCCCATCTTTGACGAACGCATAGGAAGAGGTGTTCCCGATGGAGTCAATATCCTGATCTATACAATCATGAAACACTTCGTAGGTAAACCTAGCAACATCACATCTAGGATTTACAACCAGTTGAGTAACCTTAGATGTAAAAACCTTGGTGAATACAGGTGGTATGAAGATGTGTTTATCACCAGAGTCATGCATAGAAGCGATTGTaactctccattttggaaggagaagttCATCAATGGCTTACCCACATTATTTGGTGAAAAGGTCAAAGAAACCCTTGCTAGCCCTTTAGGTGTCatagattatgataacctaACCTATGGAGACATCTCTAGCACAATCCGAAGTGAAGGAATGAAGATGTGTAGAGATTTGAAAATCCAAAGCCAAGCCAGCAAGAGCAAAGCCAAGTACGATGTAGGAAACTTTTGTACACAGTATGGCTTACCTTCAATCATCCCAAAGAGAAAATCCAAGCAAAGAGGAAAAGAACCCTCTGAGAAATCCCATAAGAAGAGAACAGCATCCAAGTATTATAGAAAACAGAAGTTCAAAACAGATGATTTCTATAAGAAAGGAAAATCCAAGTCCACAGGAAAGTACATACCTAAAACATTAGGAAAATGTTTTAAGTGTGGGAAAAGAGGTCATTTCCAGAAAGAGTGTAAAGCTAAGGCCAAATCCTTTATCAACACCTTTGTTAGTGACCAGGCCAGTAAAGAAGAAATCTTCAAACTCTTAGAACTTGACCGCTCAGATAGTGAGTCTCCTAATAGTtctagtgaagaagaaaaacatcaGTTATATAGGTCGTCCTCAGAATCCTCTAGAGTCTCCTCTAGCTCCTCTAGTGGCCCGGATGAAACCCTAGCTTGCAAAGATAGTTGTTGTAGGAACAAGACTATCAATGTTCTTTCTAAGCAAGAAGAGCTCCTCTTAGATCTCATAGAACAGTTTGAAGACCCAATCATCAAAGCTCAATGGCTTAGTGAGTTCCATAAAACCCTAGTTAAGGAAGCCAGCGCATCCAGACCTAGGATTCAGGAACCCAaagtttatttggaaaaaatctatAATAGGTTTACCAAATCCAAGAAGGAAGTTACCGTCCAAGATCTCTag